From one Amaranthus tricolor cultivar Red isolate AtriRed21 chromosome 17, ASM2621246v1, whole genome shotgun sequence genomic stretch:
- the LOC130804206 gene encoding uncharacterized protein LOC130804206, with translation MNTTLLLRRCFCCSSSSPLASSLKKKPLVFLGSPQVSTKVLDALFNASQSSNSSFEVAAIVTQPPSQKNRGRKVLPSAVAQYALDRGFSPNLIFTPERASEEWLLANLRELEPELCITAAYGNILSTKFLNIPKQGTVNIHPSLLPLYRGAAPVQRALQDGVNETGVSLAFTVRALDAGPVIASQRFRVDDNIKAPDLLDVLFDLGSKLLLHELPSILDGTARAKAQPQDDSKATLAPKIVQEESWLSFDQEATILHNKVRAFAGWPGTRAKFQVVDAENDQKNILDLKIITTKVSSNSGVQNAESDYAAFKNGALIITCAGGTVLEVLEVQKPGKQVVNAAAFWNGLRGQKLKACR, from the exons ATGAACACTACCCTGTTGTTGAGACGCTGTTTTTGCTGCTCATCTTCTTCTCCTCTTGCTTCTTCACTTAAAAAGAAACCTCTTGTTTTCTTGGGTTCTCCACAG GTGTCAACAAAGGTGCTTGATGCTCTCTTCAATGCATCTCAGTCTTCAAACTCATCTTTTGAG GTTGCAGCCATCGTTACCCAACCGCCTTCGCAGAAAAATAGGGGCAGGAAGGTGCTTCCTTCTGCTGTTGCTCAATATGCCCTTGATAGGGGTTTCTCTCCTAATCTCATTTTCACACCAGAGCGGGCCAGTGAG GAATGGTTGTTGGCCAATTTAAGAGAGTTGGAGCCAGAACTCTGTATTACAGCAGCGTATGGGAATATTCTATCCACCAAGTTCCTAAACATCCCGAAGCAAG GCACGGTAAATATACACCCAAGCTTGCTACCCCTGTACCGAGGTGCTGCTCCTGTTCAGAGAGCATTGCAG GATGGTGTAAACGAAACTGGTGTTTCTTTAGCATTCACTGTAAGAGCACTGGATGCTGGACCTGTCATTGCATCTCAAAGATTTCGCGTTGATGACAATATTAAG GCCCCAGATCTACTGGATGTTCTCTTTGATCTTG GATCAAAACTTCTATTGCATGAGCTTCCTTCAATACTTGATGGAACAGCGAGAGCTAAAGCACAACCTCAAGATGATTCTAAAGCCACATTAGCCCCAAAG ATTGTTCAGGAAGAATCATGGCTATCATTTGATCAAGAAGCTACCATCCTGCACAATAAG GTCCGGGCATTTGCAGGTTGGCCAGGTACTCGAGCCAAATTTCAAGTTGTGGATGCAGAAAATGACCAAAAAAATATTCTAGACCTTAAAATTATCACAACTAAAGTTTCCAGCAATTCCGGTGTTCAGAATGCTGAATCAGATTATGCGGCTTTCAAAAATGGTGCATTGATCATCACATGTGCTGGCGGCACGGTCTTAGAG GTTCTAGAAGTTCAGAAGCCGGGAAAGCAAGTGGTCAATGCAGCTGCATTTTGGAATGGCTTGCGCGGTCAAAAGCTAAAGGCTTGTAGATAA